ACTTCCAGCATCTTCTTCCCAgcctcagcctccctgcctcaGGTTCGGCTTCACCTCTCCTTCCAAACCCCAGCCCTTCTCTTGCATATGTGAAAATGTTAATTTGTTAATTATCAGACTTAACAGCTCCAACACCGGCTTCCCTGGAGCTGCAACCTCTCAGAGCTACTGGGTCTGAGATCTGACAAAATCTTGATGTGGTTAACCCCTGCCTGCCCATGTCCTTCTCTCTGGCTCCCTTTACTCAGCCACCATCCTTAGGCCTACTTCTACAACTTTGCCAAGACCTCTTCCCCACTTCCACTGCTCTCCCTCTGGGgacttcctcccttctcctcccttgccctctgccttccCAACCACTTTTCTCTGTCCTACCCACCTTGCCATCCCTCAACCCCAATCACCTGCATAGCGCAAGGGAGCATCCTTGTCCAAGGCAAAGAGTGGCGGGTTCAGCAGGACCGTGTTGTCATTCTCCATGACGATGCCTTGGTATTCTGCCTCGATCCATGGCTTGTGTTTGTTGGCTGACCCCCacccagggagagaagaggaagcacCTGTGAGCTGGCTCTCCACTCCCACACAACCCAGACACACACTCCAGCATTATCACCCTTTCCACCCCCTGCAGAAACACCTGCAGGAGGAAGGGCTGAGGACAAGAAATCAGCATTAAAGGAGTCAGAGGGTCTGTGAGAGGTCACAGCCTTCTCCTATGGCAGGATTGGTAGTTTCTGTGGCAACAGCCTacgctgggggaggagggggaccaCTATCTCCCCTAGGAAATGTGGTCAGAGGTGAAGAATTTTTTCAGGGATTTCAAGTGCTAGAGAGTGGTGACTGGAGATTCAGGGAGCAGTGGTGGGCCATCAGAAGGCCTTGGGAAAGGAAAGGCACAGATTAAGGGCAGAGTTgagattagaaaaagaagatcTAGATGTTTCCTGGGATCCTGAGTGTTTACCCTCTCCACCGCCACCATCACCCCATTTCAGTCTTGATCCCTCCACTCTGCACTTCTCCCAGCCAAGCCCCAACCTAAGTCCATTCATCctaagagaagggaaaatataGGACAgaaggagggggacagagaggggcagggatggAGCAGAGGAATCAATGCCGAATGAGTGGACCCAGCACAGCCGACATCCTAAGGGATTATTGAACTGGCCTAGAAACAGGACAAATCGCCTCCCTGCTTCTCATCCCTACAGCCAAGAGAGCACACTCATAGCCAGCACATCTCTGTGTCCCCCACAAGACCACCAAACCCCACACTCCCTGAACCCCACTTTTTATAGACTCATGACTTAGTCCTACCTCCTGCCtaccccacccctcttcccttcAACCACCAGCCAACCAGGAGGGTTGCGGGACTCACTCAGCCTCTAGATTTCCCCATCTCCTGCCACATTCAGCTCACTCAATTGTGTCTCCTCCCCAGGACCGACCTCCCATTAGCCTGGGGAGGGGCTACGGGGAAGGCACAGTgttttcccttcccctctaaaccacccccccaccccaactgccACTGCCTGCTCTATCTAACCCCACCATGCCAACCACCAAGCTCCCAAAGCACACTCATGACGGTCTGTCAGTGGAACATGGGTGGAGGAAGACATACCATCAGAGGGAAACCGAGTCACCAACAGGAAAACATGCCCAGTATGTGACGGTGAATTAAAAATCCTGATTTCCTATTTTTCCTCCGACCACACCACTAAAAGCCTTCTGGTACCCGAATGCCTGCCCCTTTCTTGCAGATGACCACCAAAACCCCCTTCGCTAATGGCAGAGGAGAAAGCCACAAGATGGTGCTCAGAAGGCAAGCACAGGAAGTGGCAGGAGGCTAAGAAGCTGGGCTGAGGTCAGAGACTGAGGTGAGGAACCACAGCCTGAAGATGAAGGGGCTGCAGAGCAGCAAGGCCAATGCTGGGTACCTTCTCCACAGCTCGCCCCCAGGTCTCCCTGTTCCTCTCCTCTTGGCCACAGACTCTCCATGTGTTCATTTCCTTCACTCACTCCTggctccctgcccttccttccttggctttcccttccccctctcctcaccTGTTCTTGATTCCCCTTTCAATTTtcaatcttctctcttttttttttttttgcctccaccTTTACCCTCTTTACCCTCCTTCTCATCCCCCTCCCACGCCTCATCTCCCTTGTCCTTCTCAGCTTTCCCTCTCACCACTCATTTagcaacccccccacacacacccacttCTTCCCTTACCTGCCTTTCTCCACCCACCTGAGccctcttcccccaacccctctctccctgccccctccgcCCTGGTCCCTGTGCTGGCCTCACCCAGCTGAATTTCTCTGCTGTCTGCCAGAGAGGGCAGCTCTGGTAACCCTCAGCCCAGCTGTATGCAGGGTATGGATGCAGAGGAACACGCCAAAACATACGTGCTCCGAATTGCTGAGCTGCAAGGAACTGTTTCTCCCCAGGATGGGATGGAGATGAACCAGATGGATCTGCCACACACCCTTAGTGCGGGCACACCCCAGTGAACACAGAGAACCATCCAGAGATGCCTGTCACCCTTCAGGGGCAAGTCCTTCTGAGACCTGAGATTTCTCCCGCAGGCAGAAactggaggaaggggagacagAGACCCCAGGATGGAAATGAGGACCATATGGGAGCCAGAGAAGCACTGGGTAGAAACAGCCCAGAGAGGATGATGTGCGGAAGGGGAtgtgagggagagaagggggcagcTCTCAGAAAACAGATGGGAAGAACCCACACCTGTCATTTGCCAGAGAGCTTCAACAGCCCCTGCTCACCCCTACCCCCACATGGCTCTGCCGGATACCCCTCTttcagtgccccctcccccacctcactcaCCTTTGTTACAGGagctggaggggagcagggaggccagcaaGAGGGGCAACAGCAGAAGGTCATGGTGTGGTGTGGGCAGGGCACGGCAGGGCCAGGCGATTGCTCTCCCCCAGGAGCCTCCAGCCGGCTGATTCCACCTTGGGGGAGGGATGCAGGGGCTCtccaaggaggggaaggaagatagtgggccacagggcagggagagaaaagagccAGCCGCCCACACTAGTCCATAGAGCAGACCTAGTCAGACCCCAACCTGGGTGGCTGAGGTGGGGGACTTGCGGTGGCTTCTCGTTCGCTCTTGAGCCGGGCgtcctcactctctccctcattcCCACCCCATCCCCGCTACTGCAGGATGACGTCAGCACCGCCAGGCGAGGACTGATGGGGCCGCTGGCCAATCGGGTGGCTGGGGGGGCCAGGTGCTgcaggggggggggagggcgccAGTGGGACTGGGGAGCAGGGGCGGGAGACTGTGTTAGGGCTTTTTCCCTAGACTGCAATTTGGGGGAGCCAGGGAACTGCGGGGGCTGGGGCGGAAGCTGGAAAACCGTAGAGGGGGTGGAAAATAAGAGGGACATTGGGAGAATGGAGAAGCTAGAAGCCCGGGGGTGGGAAAGCGAGACGTCAACGGAGACCTAAGGGAGGCGAGGAGGGGCAGTATCACGTCACCctccgggcccccccccccccccgcaacaacCAACTCTGCATTAACCTCTTTTCACAGCCCAGCCCATCAGCAGGTCCCTGCTGCGTGCCTCCTGGGAGCCTTGAAGCAAAACCCACAGCCTGAACCCAAAAGATCCTAGCATTTCCATTCCCAGCCCCAGGTGTCTGAGGAAACCATGGGATGGTCAGCAGGGAGGTAGAAAGGGTTCCGGGACTGGAGGAAGAGTGAGAgattccacacacacacccacacacacctgcCCAGACAATTCACTCCTAGGTGGGATTTTTTTCCACTGCCTAGGctccttgtctccctctccccgaATTTCCCATCTGAAACCATGATGAACCAACTCAGCTGATTCTGAAGCCAGGGAAGTTGGTAggtttgagggagagagacagaagagggtgggggagaaggtggCAGCCCCCACCATGGTAATACATCTGGTAAGCATGGGCTGTCCAAAGGCTGGGAACTGGAGGTGATGGGACCATCAGTGacttcagagggagagggaaacccCTGGGTCCCAAGCCAAAATTTTCCAGAATAGCCAACCAAACTCCTCCCTCACTTTCTGCCCCAGACTTTGAACTCAACACCTCATCAAGCTGACAACCCCTTCTGTGCTTGGGAAGAGCagtttctctgcctccttcctgatGGCCCTATAGGCCAAAGAGTTTGGAATGCCAGAGTCAGGGACCCAACTCAGCGAAGCTGTCTGAGGGAACTGCGGGACGCAGCACTAGAGCATCTCTTTCACTGTGGCTCCTGGCCAGCAGACTATCCCCCATCTttctccacctcttcctcctcatACCTTTCAGGATCCTTTCTCAGTCCTAGGATCTCAGGATATTGTTAGAACTCATCCCTGGATAAGCCTGGAAGTCCCCACTCCACACAGCAAGACCAGACCTCTCCCAGGGTAGACTGCCCCCCTCAGAGCTCTGGGACATTTCCCAAGCCTGCTGGAAATGGGCTGGAAGCCAAAACTGACCTTCGAAAAGGCTCAAGTCTTGGATGACTGACAGCCCCAGATCCTGCTCTAGGTTCCTTCCTCAGGAAAAGCCAAGGTCAGGCACCAAGCTGTCAAGTTCCTACCCCTCCCTCAGGCTGCAGGCACCAGCCCCACACTCAttatgggaggagggaggaagtcTGGTAGGAACTCTTATTGCAACAGGGCCCAGCCCTATAAAAATGCTGGTAAGCATAGACCTTTACacagcctctgtgtgtgtgtgtgtgtgtgtgtgtgtgtgtgtgtgtgtctgtgtgtctgtgtgtctgtgtgtctgtgtgtctgtgtctaggCTAGCCGGGAGTCTCTCAGCCTCACCTGCCAGACAACACCCACTCCCTCCACACCCTGCCGGCTATATTCTCCTGAGATCTCCATCTCCATCTTGGCCAGCCCAGACAATGCCTCCCAACCTCACCGGCTACTACGGCTTTGTCTCACAGAAGAACATGGAGGACTACCTGCAAGCCCTAAATCATGACCTCACCCTCCCAGACCCTTTTCAttccccctttcccctttccctccctgtctctctatCCCATTGAGAAAAGGGACTGCTGGGGTTGGATGCTGTGGAAAGGTTCAGGTGGTGGCACCTAACTTGGGATCCATTTCTAGCCAGGGCTTTGGTAGGAAGAGTCAGTCTACAGTCTCAGACCCAGCTAAGGGGCAGCCCGCAGCCCCGTGGTGCTGCTGCAGGTGGGGGAGCCCCTGGCTGGCTTGAAGGAGCCCCGCTAAGAGatagcccccccaccccagacatcAGCATGGCTCTGCGGAAGGTAGCATTGCTGCTCAAACCAGACAAGGAGATTGAGCATCAGGGCAACCACATGATAGTGAAGACCCTCAGCACGTTCCACAACTATGTTCTGGAATTCGAGGTGGGAGTTGAGTTTGAGGAGGATCTAAGGATCGTGGATGGATGAAAATGCCAGGTACTTTTCCTCAGGCTTCGGGGAGGGCACGTGGGTAAGCAGGTAGGTGCCTCTTAACAATCTGGGGCAAAACAAAGTGACCTTTCCCAGCCAGAGCCAGAGAAAGGTGATCACTACAGCAGGCTGCAGAGTCCCCAAGATAACAGTCCCGCAACTcgctctctcctgcccccacttATTGCCAGCCAAAAGGACAAAAAGGGCAGGTCACCCTCagtccaaagaagaaatatttgctcACCCTCTAGCCTGTGACCCTGTTGGTCACTGTAGAGTCTCTTTTCCCTTAGCCTCTCTGAGTCCACTCTCCTCTATTTCTGCTTCTTATGCCTTCTTTTTGGTCTCCTTTGCAGACCCTAGCTCTCCTATTAATCCCTTTAATTGGGGTTTCCCCCAGTATTTTGTTCTTGACTTCCTCTCTTTTGTCTGTACAGGAAAAAATGGGCTAAATCATCTATACCCATGCTTTCTGCTACCATCTATAAACTGTCCTTGACATGGATTCTCTGGCCAGAGCTGCCTCCTGAGCTCCACAGTGGAGTTTTCATCTGCCAACACAATGTTTCCATCTGCATGCCTCAAGCTCGAAGCCAAATTCATTATCTTCCTACCCAAACtattctgcttttatatttaCTGTCTTCATTAATGGCAATAACCAGCTAGACCAGAGACCTGGGAGTCAGAGCAGTATCTTCTGTACCCTTACCCCtgcaccccaacacacacacacacacacacacacacacacaccccacatctagTTGGTCGAGAAGTCTTTATAACTTTTCTTCACTGTCCAGTATAGTTGCTACTAGCCAGATATGGCCTTTGAATGCTTGAAATGCAACTAATCCAAACTGAGGTACGTTTTACGTGTAAAATACAGGGGCAGCTgtgtgtctcagtcgttaagcatctgccttcggctcaggtcacgatcccagggtccagggatcgagcccccttctccccctctctctgcccctgcttgtgttccttctctcactgtgtctctctctgtcaaataaataaaatcatgaaaaaaaaagtgtaaaatacatAGTGGGTTTTTAAGACAAtaccaaaaaatgtaaaacatctcagtaattttgattttaatcacatgctgaaatgatattttggatattctaggttaaataaaatatatcattaaaattaatttcacttgtttctttttccttttctaacacAGCTACTGGGAATCTTGCATTTTCTAATGTGGCTTGTTTATGGCCCATTATATTTCCACTGTTGATTCTTCCTAGCCTTTCTCTAGTGCCACCTTCATTCAAGCCCTCATTTCTCACCTGGTGCCTGAATCTGGCCTCCCAGTCATAATCCTTCTTTAACCCACTCTGCATACTGTAGCCACAAGGATTTACCTAAAATGTAAAAGTGATCATGAATGAAACCCTCTCAGTGACAATTCCTTACGTTCCAGATGAGGTCCGTGGCATACAAGGGTCTTTCCCACAAACACTCTAGTTTAGGGCCCCTTACAACCATGTGACCTTCTTTCTTACCTCTGTGCTGTTCCTTTCCTTGCTAGAAATTGCCCAGTATCTCCAATCTAACTAACTCCTCACTTCCTTGAAGACTCAGCTCTTGCTTCCCCATTCCCATGCCCAACATTTGCCTGGCATCACAGGCACCTGTTTTCTGCTCTGTCTGACCAAGCGTCTGAGCTCTTGGTTAGCAGGCCTATCCTATGGGAGGATTTTAATAAATGCTGGTTGGAATACCCAGGCCCACCCCACTCTGATTCAGAGAGGGGAGGGTGATCCTTCACTCTCAGGGACACTTCAGCTGTCCttgaaacagagaaagagttTCCCTGATGGGACTTCCAACCAATCCTCTTCTTTCCCAAAAGACCCTCCAGTCCAGCTGGAAGTATCCAAAGTTCGTGGGGACAGAGTAGGAATAAGCGATTTTGCCCGGTTATCCTGCTCCATCCCTGCTCTGCCCTAGTGGTCACTGTAGACAAACTATGGGCCCCCCTCAGTGGCCtttgggagttggggaggggagtCCTGCTGACTCAGAGCAGTCATCTTACTCAGAATGAAGGAGCTGGAGCAAGACCGTATCAGCTGTGGTGTGAAGGGAGGCAGGCAGCCCAGCCAGAGTGAGTTGGATGCATTTGGGGTGTTTTGCCCCAAAATCTTCCCTTATTCCTGCTTTCCCTATAGACCATTGTAACCTGGGAGGAGGAGCAGCTGGTATGTATGCAGAAAGGGGAGGTCCCCAACCGAGGCTGGAGACACTGGCTGGAGGGAGAGAAGTTGTATCTGGTAAGCTGGGTGAGGACTGGGAGAGGGGCCTCCAGCTAGGACTCATCCCCTTGCCCAAATCAAATCAGTCCCCTACTctactccctgcccccctccaagGAGGGcaaccaagaaaagaaaacaaaagccctgggaagagtagagagaggaagaaatacaaGGGCCAGGTGGGCCTTGGCTTCAAGTCGGATGAATGTCCATAAATTGTGACGAAAGATGGAGACTGGCCATTTCACATTCCGTGACCcagctcccttccttcctctggggTGAAAAGTTGAAGGTGTGGGACAATGATACAATTCCCCATACATCAAATGCTCTAGCTGTTGTATCCTGAAGGATTAAACAGAGCTCAGGGACCTAGAGAAAGGAACTCTGGCTGGTAAgaaccttctttctctctcctcattaTTCCTACTCTGTCCCCACGAACTGACTGCAAGGGATGCAGTGTGCGAGCAGGTCTTCAGGAAGGTCAAGTAGCCAGAGGAGAGCTGAGGGCCCCTCCAGACTGCACTGGTGTCCAGACTCCTCTTGCTCATAACCCTTCAAGCCCAGATTGTCCCAGGTCAGCAGTCCCTTTCTCGGGCCACTTACTCCGCCTCCAGgtctctcctcacccctccccatgTTAATCCATAACTTGCAGCCCCCGGGCCAAAGTCCTTTTTCCTCACACTCCATTGCTCAGTAGTGGCCTCAGATCCAATTCCTGGTCTGGCCTCCTGGATGAAAGAACTGGGAAAAGGGGAAAGACCCCTTGAGAACAATGGATCTCAACTCTCTTTAGTTCATTTGGTCCCTTATTTTCCATCTAAGAAAGAACTAAGCTTTGAGTTTTGGGGGACAAGTGAGAATTTTGTCCTGGTGGAACTTTTGGAAAATTGGGGTTCAAGAACTTAAACAGGAACTACTGGTAGAGTCTTTTGTCTGTTTCCTGTCCTTATTCTCAAGAAAGCCACATGTGCTCAGCAGAACCCGGCCCAAGGCAAGACCTCACCCACACAGAGTTCAACAGACCACATGTACCAATGTCTGAGTGAATCCTGGCTATCTTGTATTTCCATGCTTCATTTTGGGAGAGTGGGATGGGACAGGGTGAGACCTTTGTCTAGTGTTGGAGGAGGTTATGAAGCTTCGGAATAGTGACCTAGCCTCCGTGTCTGCTTTGGGAAGGATAGGCAGCAAGAAGGCTAGAAAAGATTGAAAAGGGAAACAGATGGAAAATACAAGGCCAAGGACTAGGAAGATGAGGGACACGGGGGTGTGACGACTACAGTAGGGAGAAGACTGACATGCCTGGCTATAGGGCTCCTCTGCTTGAGGGCCAGCAAGGCGGGGCAGAGGATAAGAGGGAGAAGTGAGAACAGCAAGGCCCCTCCCTGAGGGTCCCAGAATACCTTGGAAAAGAGCCCAGAGGGCTGGGCCTGTTCAGGGTCAGGGCCAGCTCCAGCCTCTGGACACCTCCCCCCCTCCAGGGGGCATTGGTCCTTTCAGAGTAAAAGTCCTGTGGGGCAAgagtcagggaggagggggctcagTGTGGGATGGGGACAGAGCCTGAGTGTGTGGGAG
The sequence above is drawn from the Zalophus californianus isolate mZalCal1 chromosome 9, mZalCal1.pri.v2, whole genome shotgun sequence genome and encodes:
- the RBP5 gene encoding LOW QUALITY PROTEIN: retinol-binding protein 5 (The sequence of the model RefSeq protein was modified relative to this genomic sequence to represent the inferred CDS: substituted 1 base at 1 genomic stop codon), with protein sequence MGGGRKSGRNSYCNRAQPYKNAAQTMPPNLTGYYGFVSQKNMEDYLQALNISMALRKVALLLKPDKEIEHQGNHMIVKTLSTFHNYVLEFEVGVEFEEDLRIVDGXKCQTIVTWEEEQLVCMQKGEVPNRGWRHWLEGEKLYLELTARDAVCEQVFRKVK